The following are encoded together in the Pelosinus sp. IPA-1 genome:
- a CDS encoding LysR family transcriptional regulator → MFKGKEYIYEVYKEKSFSKAAQNLYISQPALSASIKKIENRLGCCIFDRSSNPVQLTEAGTEYVKSIEKIMDIENRFENYLSNLNQLKTGRLSIGANNVFASFILPAIITRFTNKYPSIKVNLVEANSTHLEEQLFSGALDFVIDNYPLNEQTYEKHLFCRESLILAVPQEFASNSLAQEYQLTIDDIRQGTHLNPATKPVPLSLFTHDPFIFLRAGNDTRMRTDKIFQEHGITPKIILELDQLATAYNVSCYGMAITIISDTLAQKASDPSNMLYYKIDSTHTFRNVYFYNKQNKYITKAMEEFIKIAQHTDSKH, encoded by the coding sequence ATGTTTAAAGGAAAAGAATATATTTATGAAGTATACAAAGAAAAAAGCTTTTCAAAAGCAGCACAAAATCTCTATATCAGCCAACCAGCCTTAAGCGCTTCCATCAAAAAAATTGAAAACCGCCTTGGCTGCTGTATCTTTGACCGAAGCAGTAATCCTGTTCAATTAACAGAAGCCGGCACCGAATATGTAAAATCCATAGAAAAAATTATGGATATTGAAAATCGGTTTGAAAACTATCTCAGTAATTTAAACCAATTAAAAACGGGACGCCTTTCCATTGGCGCAAACAATGTGTTTGCTTCCTTTATTCTTCCGGCAATCATCACAAGATTCACTAATAAATACCCGTCGATTAAAGTAAATCTAGTCGAAGCCAATAGTACTCATTTAGAAGAACAATTATTTTCAGGCGCACTTGATTTTGTCATTGATAATTACCCTTTAAATGAACAAACCTATGAAAAACACTTATTCTGCCGCGAGTCCCTGATTCTTGCCGTTCCTCAAGAGTTTGCTTCAAACAGTCTCGCCCAAGAATATCAGTTAACAATTGATGATATCCGCCAAGGAACACACTTAAACCCAGCGACAAAGCCCGTTCCTTTATCCTTATTTACCCACGATCCATTCATTTTTTTACGGGCTGGGAACGACACGCGAATGCGTACAGACAAAATTTTTCAAGAACACGGCATTACACCCAAGATTATTTTAGAATTAGATCAGTTAGCTACCGCTTATAATGTTTCCTGTTACGGCATGGCAATTACCATCATCAGCGATACCTTAGCGCAAAAAGCAAGCGATCCTTCCAATATGCTATATTACAAAATAGATAGTACTCACACATTCCGCAACGTATACTTCTACAATAAACAAAATAAATATATCACCAAAGCCATGGAAGAATTTATAAAAATAGCACAACATACAGATAGCAAACACTAA
- a CDS encoding LysR family transcriptional regulator — protein sequence MTQPAVSQYIQNLERKLGTKLLDRSNNKYIQLTKGVPNFFGKPI from the coding sequence ATGACACAACCAGCAGTAAGTCAATATATTCAAAACCTGGAAAGAAAGCTTGGGACAAAGCTACTGGATCGTAGTAATAATAAATATATACAACTAACAAAAGGCGTACCTAACTTTTTTGGCAAACCTATTTGA
- a CDS encoding amino acid racemase, which yields MKKSIGIIGGMGSLATCDLFKKIIDMTDAKCDQEHIHICIDCNTNIPDRTKAILGGGEDPIPEMVRSGVRLQSMGANVLVMPCNTAHYFYDKITPFFDIPLLNMLKETVQEIKRRNIRKIGLLASDGTITSRVYHSALAEAGIDLVIPSPMKQRSVMDVIYNGIKASNKNISLNQFYETIDELFEKGAEVLVLGCTELPVAFEMFHINRPSIDPTSVLAAAAIRFVEKPLLNRLESPTSH from the coding sequence ATGAAAAAATCAATCGGTATTATTGGCGGCATGGGTTCGTTAGCTACGTGTGATTTGTTTAAAAAAATTATAGATATGACGGATGCCAAGTGCGACCAGGAACATATCCATATTTGTATAGATTGTAATACGAATATTCCAGACAGGACAAAAGCCATATTAGGAGGCGGGGAGGACCCCATTCCCGAAATGGTGAGAAGTGGTGTTAGGCTGCAGTCTATGGGGGCAAATGTATTAGTGATGCCATGCAATACAGCCCATTATTTTTATGATAAGATTACGCCTTTCTTCGATATTCCACTTTTAAATATGTTGAAAGAAACGGTACAGGAAATCAAAAGAAGAAACATAAGAAAAATTGGGTTGCTGGCATCAGATGGGACCATTACGTCAAGAGTGTATCATTCAGCCTTAGCGGAGGCGGGAATCGATTTGGTGATTCCTTCGCCAATGAAACAGAGGAGTGTAATGGATGTTATTTATAATGGGATCAAGGCTTCCAATAAGAATATCAGCCTGAATCAGTTTTATGAAACAATCGACGAGCTTTTTGAAAAAGGGGCAGAAGTATTGGTGTTGGGTTGTACAGAGCTCCCGGTTGCCTTTGAAATGTTTCATATTAATAGGCCGTCAATTGACCCCACCTCTGTACTAGCGGCAGCGGCAATACGGTTTGTTGAGAAGCCGTTATTAAATAGGTTAGAATCACCTACTTCTCATTAA